One Thermicanus aegyptius DSM 12793 DNA segment encodes these proteins:
- a CDS encoding type ISP restriction/modification enzyme produces MNVQELLERLEKTATNTVEKGEIFERFVIAFLKNDPYYKEEFIDVWKWYDWPDRDKDEPDLGIDIVAKERDTGKLWAIQAKSHEEKVSYDDIKTFLAVSGRKEFSRRMIVTASPLGQNAEKAIKGQEKEVTVITLYDIVNNYGIDWESFQWHNPENITYEKKKNLRPYQEQAIKAVTEGFVEADRGKLIMPPGSGKTLVALKIAEKQVGQGGHVLFLAPSIALVEQTLRAWLVDADIPLRVFAVTSDRTVGKDQDSIDRLTVLTIPPTTNAEDLVKAIQQEKTDSMTVVVSTYHSIDVIKEAQNNGFPEFDLIIADEAHRTTGVVKNGEESYYTKVHNNQNVNGKKRLYMTATPRIYVPKLKEKLEEMEIEYFSMDNETIYGKEFFRYGFGQAVDDGHLCDYKVIVFAVSENEIQTELFEYLNQPDTPEVVDATRIIGTWRALSGHVRGEEIPAARRAVVFAGQAIRDSRNFAKAFQNTVSAFTEKTGEKTHHFKVRHVDGTMTATERKEHLDWLRGEPDEGEVRVLSNARVLTEGIDVPSLDAVVFLKPRKSQVDVVQAVGRVMRKAPGKEYGYVIIPVVVNPETNIEVQIRNNEEFSKVWEILSALRSLDDRFDARVRQIVLKKRNTSSSSSDEESDDILIMDHTQGILPLQFEEIKSKIIGVLVERVGEKNYFENWAKDVAEVAQRIERHIDEALKSDGKFGEEAREAFSGYVESLRQITNPTVTEDDARSMLVQHIITKPIFDALFENYDFLKQNAVSGSFERVAAVFKAFIEKETATLEGFYRSVKNRARGMDKEAERQDFLRRLYDRFFKSAFPRLADRLGIVYTPVEVVDFLVASADRVLHDEFGLSLSDEGVVILEPFSGTGTFLTRLMHLIPKEALERKYREGEIWGNEILLLPYYIALANVESTYFDITGKHEPFENLLLIDSFQLMESEETMETDLFPEQYTELMRKQKEAKINVIVSNPPWFAKQEEENLGIKSVKYNKLDEKISQTYVAYSSTTNKNSLYDSYIRAIRMATDRIEDKGVITFVTNSGFLDGNAASGLRKSLAEEFAKIYVLNLRGNARLSGEAWRKEGGKIFGQGSRAGVALLVLVKDVSKASPAEIYYHDIGDYLSREEKLARLKEYGHIGGVVWERIKPNKAHDWINQRSKDFEAFPVIGAKQNGDKETIFELYSSGVKTHRDAWVYNFSKLELADNMRRMIDEFNRHVELVRAGKITQDNLELQINNDPGKIGWSLDLKGELLRGSSHRFEEVGFVTLSVYRPFVKEWLYFSKVFNGATYLLPKIFPEPDMENVAIVMKGAGGTKDFTALIVDCIPDVNMIDGGAQTFPLYTYEPVSDTDALAGKMEGEIIGTAPSGRKYIRRMNITDWALQEYRRRYGDSVTKEDIFYFVYGFLHSPEYRVRYRNDLKKALPRIPFVSSAKDFWAFSSAGRKLSELHLNYETVEPWPLEEEIKGDLNDLKTYTIEKMRFGKTPDGKPDKTTIVYNEHITLRGIQLEAYEYVVNGRSPIEWVMERYQITKDKKSGITNDPNEWLKEQGNPRHIVNMIKSLVRVSVETIEIVKALPKS; encoded by the coding sequence GTGAACGTACAAGAACTTCTGGAAAGACTAGAAAAGACAGCAACCAACACGGTAGAGAAAGGAGAAATTTTTGAACGGTTTGTCATTGCCTTTTTGAAGAATGATCCCTACTACAAAGAAGAATTTATCGACGTTTGGAAATGGTATGACTGGCCGGATCGCGACAAGGACGAACCGGATCTCGGAATCGATATCGTAGCTAAAGAGCGTGATACTGGGAAACTTTGGGCGATTCAAGCAAAATCCCACGAAGAAAAAGTTTCATACGATGATATTAAAACATTTCTGGCGGTATCCGGGCGCAAAGAATTTTCCAGAAGAATGATCGTAACTGCATCACCGCTTGGCCAAAACGCCGAAAAAGCCATTAAGGGTCAAGAAAAAGAAGTTACGGTTATTACACTATATGATATTGTCAATAATTACGGGATAGATTGGGAATCGTTTCAATGGCATAATCCGGAAAATATCACATACGAAAAAAAGAAAAACCTTCGGCCATATCAAGAACAAGCAATCAAAGCCGTCACAGAAGGGTTCGTCGAAGCAGATCGTGGAAAACTCATCATGCCCCCGGGTTCAGGCAAGACATTGGTGGCTTTAAAGATCGCCGAAAAACAGGTTGGCCAGGGCGGGCATGTTTTATTCCTTGCACCGTCCATCGCATTAGTTGAACAAACACTTCGCGCGTGGCTGGTTGATGCAGACATACCGCTTCGTGTTTTTGCAGTCACATCAGACCGGACTGTAGGAAAAGACCAGGATAGCATTGACCGGCTAACGGTATTAACGATTCCGCCGACCACCAATGCAGAAGATTTGGTTAAGGCGATTCAGCAAGAAAAAACGGACTCGATGACGGTGGTGGTATCCACCTATCATTCCATAGATGTAATCAAAGAGGCACAAAACAATGGATTTCCGGAATTTGATCTCATCATTGCAGATGAGGCGCATCGAACAACCGGTGTTGTAAAAAACGGCGAAGAATCCTATTACACCAAAGTCCATAACAATCAAAACGTAAATGGGAAAAAACGTCTTTACATGACGGCGACACCGAGAATATATGTACCAAAGTTAAAAGAAAAGCTGGAAGAAATGGAAATCGAATATTTTTCGATGGATAACGAAACGATTTACGGAAAAGAATTCTTCCGATATGGTTTCGGACAAGCCGTTGACGACGGACACTTATGTGACTATAAAGTAATCGTATTCGCGGTAAGTGAAAATGAGATTCAAACCGAGCTCTTTGAATATTTAAACCAACCTGATACACCGGAAGTTGTGGACGCCACCAGGATTATAGGTACGTGGCGTGCTTTATCCGGGCATGTACGCGGAGAAGAAATCCCCGCTGCGCGTCGTGCTGTCGTCTTCGCGGGGCAAGCGATACGCGACTCAAGAAATTTTGCCAAAGCGTTCCAGAATACCGTTTCTGCCTTTACCGAAAAAACAGGCGAAAAAACGCATCACTTTAAAGTACGGCATGTGGACGGAACCATGACCGCTACTGAACGAAAAGAACATTTAGATTGGCTGCGCGGGGAACCGGATGAAGGAGAAGTGCGGGTACTTTCAAACGCACGAGTCCTTACCGAAGGGATAGATGTTCCGTCACTAGACGCAGTAGTGTTTCTTAAACCCCGTAAAAGCCAAGTAGATGTAGTACAGGCTGTTGGTCGAGTGATGCGAAAAGCGCCAGGGAAAGAATACGGTTATGTCATCATTCCTGTAGTGGTCAATCCAGAAACAAACATTGAAGTACAGATCCGAAATAACGAAGAATTTAGCAAAGTGTGGGAAATTTTATCCGCCTTACGGTCCCTCGACGACCGTTTTGATGCGCGTGTGCGGCAGATAGTCCTGAAAAAACGAAATACGTCATCGTCTTCTTCGGATGAAGAATCAGACGATATTTTAATCATGGATCATACGCAAGGTATTCTTCCTTTACAATTTGAAGAAATCAAAAGCAAGATTATCGGCGTCCTGGTGGAACGAGTAGGTGAAAAAAATTACTTTGAAAACTGGGCGAAAGACGTTGCGGAGGTAGCCCAACGCATTGAACGTCATATTGATGAAGCGCTTAAATCCGATGGTAAATTCGGAGAAGAGGCACGCGAAGCATTCTCCGGTTATGTAGAGTCATTGCGTCAAATTACCAATCCGACAGTGACAGAAGATGACGCCCGGAGCATGTTGGTGCAGCACATCATCACAAAACCGATCTTCGACGCTTTATTCGAAAACTATGATTTTCTTAAGCAGAATGCCGTATCCGGAAGTTTCGAACGGGTTGCTGCCGTTTTTAAAGCTTTTATCGAAAAGGAAACGGCCACATTGGAAGGCTTTTATCGAAGTGTGAAAAACCGTGCACGCGGCATGGACAAGGAAGCTGAGCGGCAAGATTTTCTTCGACGCTTATACGACCGGTTCTTTAAATCAGCTTTTCCAAGACTTGCCGATCGTTTAGGGATCGTCTATACCCCTGTAGAGGTTGTGGATTTTTTGGTGGCAAGCGCCGATCGGGTATTGCATGACGAATTCGGCCTCAGCCTTTCCGATGAAGGCGTGGTAATCCTGGAACCATTCTCCGGTACGGGAACATTTCTTACCAGATTGATGCACCTGATCCCGAAAGAGGCATTGGAGCGAAAATATCGCGAAGGCGAAATTTGGGGCAACGAGATTCTGCTTCTTCCGTATTACATCGCTCTGGCCAACGTGGAAAGCACGTACTTCGACATCACCGGAAAGCATGAGCCGTTCGAGAATTTGTTGCTGATCGATTCATTTCAACTCATGGAGTCTGAAGAGACGATGGAGACAGACCTGTTTCCGGAGCAGTACACGGAACTGATGCGAAAACAAAAAGAAGCGAAGATCAATGTGATCGTATCTAATCCCCCTTGGTTTGCCAAACAAGAAGAGGAGAACCTAGGGATTAAGTCCGTTAAATACAACAAGCTGGACGAGAAAATAAGCCAGACCTATGTAGCTTATTCATCGACAACAAACAAGAACTCCCTTTACGACTCGTACATCCGCGCTATTCGGATGGCAACTGACCGGATTGAAGACAAAGGTGTGATCACATTCGTGACGAACAGCGGTTTTCTCGACGGAAACGCCGCCAGTGGACTCCGAAAGAGCCTCGCTGAAGAATTTGCGAAGATCTACGTCCTCAATCTTCGTGGAAACGCTCGCCTTTCAGGTGAAGCTTGGCGTAAAGAAGGTGGAAAGATCTTCGGCCAAGGCAGCCGTGCGGGTGTGGCGTTACTCGTGCTCGTCAAGGACGTTTCTAAGGCCAGCCCCGCGGAGATCTACTACCATGACATCGGGGACTACCTCAGCCGCGAAGAGAAGCTGGCACGGTTGAAGGAGTACGGGCATATCGGCGGTGTGGTGTGGGAGCGCATCAAACCGAATAAGGCGCATGATTGGATCAATCAGCGAAGCAAGGATTTTGAGGCGTTCCCTGTAATTGGGGCAAAGCAGAATGGGGATAAGGAGACAATATTCGAGCTGTACTCCAGCGGGGTAAAAACACACCGTGATGCGTGGGTTTATAACTTCTCCAAGTTGGAGTTGGCAGACAACATGCGCCGCATGATTGATGAATTTAACCGTCACGTTGAACTGGTTCGGGCTGGAAAAATTACGCAGGACAATCTAGAACTCCAAATAAATAATGACCCCGGAAAAATCGGGTGGTCTCTAGATTTAAAAGGCGAACTTTTAAGGGGTTCTTCACACAGATTCGAAGAAGTAGGATTTGTCACTCTATCAGTATACCGACCTTTTGTTAAAGAGTGGCTGTACTTCAGCAAAGTATTCAACGGAGCTACTTATCTCTTGCCCAAGATTTTCCCCGAACCAGACATGGAAAACGTCGCGATTGTTATGAAGGGGGCTGGAGGAACAAAAGATTTTACTGCGTTAATTGTAGATTGCATCCCTGACGTAAACATGATTGACGGTGGTGCCCAGACCTTTCCCCTCTACACCTACGAACCCGTCTCCGACACCGACGCCTTGGCAGGAAAAATGGAGGGTGAAATCATCGGCACCGCCCCATCCGGACGAAAGTACATCCGCCGTATGAACATCACCGACTGGGCGCTACAAGAATATCGCCGCAGGTACGGGGATAGCGTGACAAAGGAGGATATCTTCTACTTCGTTTATGGCTTCCTGCATTCGCCGGAGTACCGGGTACGTTACCGAAACGATCTAAAAAAGGCGCTTCCACGCATTCCGTTCGTATCTTCGGCGAAAGATTTCTGGGCATTTAGCAGTGCAGGGCGTAAATTGTCTGAGCTCCACCTAAACTACGAAACCGTCGAGCCTTGGCCGTTGGAGGAGGAAATCAAAGGAGATTTGAACGATCTAAAAACGTATACGATCGAAAAAATGAGATTCGGAAAAACACCTGACGGAAAACCGGACAAAACGACGATTGTTTACAATGAGCACATTACACTGCGCGGCATTCAGCTTGAAGCATATGAATACGTTGTAAACGGAAGATCGCCGATCGAGTGGGTTATGGAACGCTACCAAATCACAAAGGACAAGAAAAGCGGTATTACGAATGATCCAAATGAGTGGTTGAAGGAGCAAGGAAATCCGCGTCATATTGTCAATATGATAAAATCTCTTGTAAGGGTAAGTGTAGAGACCATTGAAATTGTAAAGGCATTGCCTAAGTCTTAG
- a CDS encoding competence protein CoiA family protein, giving the protein MFLVPLAIDEESKLYRPEEAKKDKTYFCPVCGEPVVLRQGNVRVAHFAHKTSIKCNQETILHKTAKLLVQKSIYDWKAGRADTPVIQRQCRICHTVENHPLPGEITDAILEYRLSEGYVVDVALMAGNVVKIAVEIKVTHGVDEVKTERLSVPFLELLGHDILTETLVWRPITERPKTFVCDGCKQKYKLAWSKFQAKAKLLAQSMRINLPTAYYRYGIYTCWKCKRDILVFTWPGAYFNNPPKMKPIPKTIRYRFSNTIGRKYWANICPYCNSIQGNHFLYFEPDGPFIGINNLFEEGEEDTPDKFRHDLIRIAVHSDENGWLDPFTLTRE; this is encoded by the coding sequence ATGTTTCTAGTACCTTTAGCTATTGATGAAGAAAGCAAACTTTATCGTCCGGAAGAAGCAAAAAAGGACAAAACATATTTTTGTCCTGTATGTGGGGAGCCGGTTGTATTGCGGCAAGGTAATGTTCGGGTGGCCCACTTTGCACATAAAACTAGCATAAAATGCAATCAAGAAACTATCCTGCATAAAACCGCAAAACTATTAGTCCAAAAATCTATCTACGATTGGAAAGCGGGTCGCGCCGATACGCCTGTCATACAGCGACAGTGTCGGATATGCCATACGGTTGAGAATCATCCACTACCCGGCGAAATAACCGACGCAATCTTGGAATATAGACTCTCCGAAGGTTATGTTGTAGACGTAGCTTTAATGGCTGGCAATGTAGTAAAGATAGCTGTTGAAATCAAAGTAACTCACGGCGTTGATGAAGTTAAAACCGAAAGATTATCAGTGCCTTTTTTAGAGTTATTGGGTCATGATATTTTAACTGAAACGCTGGTATGGCGCCCCATAACCGAACGTCCTAAAACGTTTGTTTGTGATGGATGTAAACAAAAATATAAACTTGCATGGAGCAAGTTTCAAGCCAAAGCAAAGCTTCTTGCTCAGTCAATGAGGATCAATTTACCAACGGCTTATTATCGTTATGGAATTTATACATGTTGGAAATGTAAACGAGACATCCTTGTTTTTACTTGGCCAGGTGCTTATTTCAATAACCCTCCGAAGATGAAACCTATACCCAAAACAATCCGGTATCGTTTTTCTAATACCATTGGCAGGAAATATTGGGCAAATATTTGCCCATACTGTAATTCCATCCAAGGGAATCACTTTCTTTATTTCGAGCCCGACGGCCCTTTCATCGGGATAAACAATCTATTTGAAGAAGGAGAAGAAGACACACCGGACAAATTCAGACATGATTTAATCAGAATCGCTGTTCATTCTGATGAAAACGGTTGGCTTGATCCATTTACATTAACCCGGGAGTAA
- a CDS encoding radical SAM protein, producing MEQKMPYILLDDNNQEELVDEKYFLHLLNDLSLPESVLMLRHQGVIGKEVRRFNPGWWYSYQKTPGSEKLLSGKGSKKHVPGVETLRIFSFGSCQLACPYCKRDMQEFAEASVAPMRIRDLFRLAERTVREGERIRLSGGDPSAFPRISLAIARYSTEVLGHKASIAHHSLAPNWLKSISPYLLSAALDLKGTPDTILAVAGIVNRHADGNQIFNTALKGIRLAAESGILLDVRTPVFASTTLNDMRLLANHLCEIAVAEKPIFWTWRPYKPVKHEIPAEYRTPLVSWEAPEKEKVMEMAIKVSRLFPKLPIGIKLAWNNAGMIYIHGARIINEDMRMGWVLD from the coding sequence ATGGAACAAAAAATGCCTTACATCCTGCTCGATGATAATAATCAAGAAGAACTTGTAGACGAAAAATATTTTCTTCACCTTCTGAACGACCTATCGCTACCGGAGAGTGTATTGATGCTTCGCCACCAGGGCGTCATCGGCAAGGAAGTTCGCCGATTTAACCCCGGATGGTGGTACAGCTATCAAAAAACACCAGGCTCAGAAAAACTACTCTCTGGTAAGGGAAGCAAGAAACACGTGCCTGGAGTGGAAACGTTGCGTATCTTCAGTTTTGGTTCGTGCCAGTTAGCCTGCCCTTATTGCAAAAGGGACATGCAAGAGTTTGCGGAAGCCAGCGTAGCTCCCATGCGAATTCGGGATCTCTTCCGTCTGGCAGAGCGTACTGTTCGCGAGGGGGAAAGAATTCGCCTATCCGGCGGAGACCCGTCCGCCTTTCCGAGGATCAGTCTCGCCATTGCCCGATACTCAACCGAGGTTCTCGGGCACAAGGCAAGCATTGCTCATCACAGCCTCGCACCGAACTGGCTGAAGAGCATCTCCCCTTATTTGCTTAGTGCCGCCCTGGATCTCAAAGGAACCCCTGACACGATCCTGGCCGTCGCCGGAATAGTTAACCGCCACGCAGACGGGAATCAGATATTCAATACCGCGTTGAAAGGGATACGTCTTGCAGCCGAATCCGGAATCCTCTTGGACGTAAGGACACCGGTTTTTGCCAGCACAACCCTTAATGATATGCGCCTTTTGGCAAATCACTTATGCGAAATCGCTGTCGCAGAAAAACCTATTTTTTGGACGTGGAGACCATATAAACCCGTCAAACACGAAATACCCGCAGAGTATCGTACCCCCCTCGTTTCCTGGGAGGCTCCGGAAAAAGAAAAAGTGATGGAAATGGCTATTAAAGTATCCCGTCTCTTTCCCAAATTGCCTATAGGAATCAAACTGGCATGGAACAACGCCGGTATGATCTACATCCACGGCGCGCGCATTATCAATGAGGATATGAGGATGGGCTGGGTCTTGGATTAA
- a CDS encoding metal-dependent hydrolase, which yields MTGFTHLATGTLTAVLLNRYLHLPIEVSSAVILGSLLPDIDHTGSTIGKKMPFISFLISLFGHRGITHSLAFMLLFLFAGYYSYPFFYGLAVGIGVHIAGDVLTPSGVPLLWPYKKRFKVIGIRTGTLADRIIGVSAILVILFIAAGVKIV from the coding sequence ATGACCGGATTCACGCACCTTGCGACAGGGACTCTAACAGCGGTTCTTCTTAACCGATATTTACATCTTCCCATAGAAGTATCATCAGCCGTTATTTTAGGATCTCTTCTCCCGGACATTGATCACACGGGAAGCACTATAGGAAAGAAAATGCCGTTTATCTCTTTTTTGATCAGTCTTTTCGGGCATCGCGGCATCACGCATAGCCTGGCATTCATGCTCTTATTCCTTTTTGCGGGATACTATTCGTACCCATTTTTCTATGGACTGGCGGTAGGAATTGGGGTTCATATCGCGGGGGACGTGCTCACACCATCCGGCGTACCGCTTTTATGGCCGTATAAGAAAAGATTTAAAGTAATCGGTATACGTACCGGAACATTAGCCGACCGGATCATAGGGGTATCGGCCATCCTGGTTATTTTATTTATTGCGGCTGGTGTTAAAATTGTTTAA